Part of the Varibaculum massiliense genome is shown below.
ACCACGTTGCATAGTCCAACCGAAATCGATCGGGACTAGGCCCGGAACAATGGTGCTAACAGTGGATAGATTTAGAGTTTCCTGCTCTGGCGAGGTTTGGTCCACAATCAAGGTGTCCAAGCCCTTGTCGGCCAAGGTAGTCACAACGAATTTGAGATCTTCAGCCAAATCTAACGTGCGAGGTCTAGAATCATTCCAATCCGCATACAGCTCATCCAGACTGTGCACTGGCCGGTCCTGATTCAGTAGAAAGTCAGAAGCCCAACGCATTTCAGGTGCACCGTGAAGCAGAGCATGGTGCTTCAACTCCGTGCACTTTCTGTAGTCCTTCATTATAGAATCGATCAATTCCTTATTGGCGATGATTCGATCCTCGAATCCCGGAACATATGAGGCGATTTCACACAGAGCACCACGGAAGGCATCAATCGGGTTGAATCCCGAACCCGCCGCGTAGCACAAGGCCCCCTGTCCACCATCTCGTCTGACCGCAACAGCTGAAACTACTGGGAAAGGGAGGTCCACTCGATTGTCAAAAGCCCTAACGTCATAGCCCTGCATCGCCAGCCGGTTAATCATGTATCGGACATCGTCCTCACGAATGGCTGCTACATCGATTTCGGGTAATGGAGCCTTACTAAACCAGGCTGTTACGAATGCGTCCCGCTCAATCAATTCCATTAGGCCAAACAGTGCGGCCTCTTCGAGTGAGCCCCCCGTGGCACAACCATTGGAACACTCAGCTACGAAATTGGTGTTGGCATCGGCATTGAGATAATAAGAGAAGATCAGGGGAACGAGGAGTGGTCTGGAGTCGCGGAGGGACCAGGCCCAAACCCAGGGAATCTCAAGATGCTCAGTGAATTCAGTGAAGCGGTGGGGCAGATATTTATAGAACTCAGAGGGATACAAAGTGACTGCCCTCGGGTCAATCGCCCTATCCTTGACTGAAGAGTAACTCGCCACCATGGCAGGCTCGTAACGCCTTGGAATCAGGCCACTGTGCCTCTCCAGGCCCTCGAGAATTGCTAGGAGAGTACTATCTTCAAAATTGTTGGCGTGGCCGCTCCAGAAAAACTCATGTAACTCATTGAAATCTCCCCGAACCCTATGGTAGCCAGTGACCATTGCAGTCGAAGTTGAGTCGTAACCCCGTCCGGCCACCGGGCCCAGCATTCCGCAAATCGGGTTAGCGAAAGCATCGGGTTCAATACCGTAGTCACGCACCTTCGTGGTGCGGCTGTCATCAACTGACTCTTTGAGTCGAGGCTGCGGGCGTATCTCGGAGGCATTTTCGGGGCATGCATTCATCGAGAAGCAACGCGGACAGCCACTGTCAGCGATCAAGGGGAAGGAGCTGAATTCAACTGAGTCAGCCTTGAAGCTATAGACCTTGGTATAGCCCTTAGGACTGCTGGGCCACTCAGAGGGCATCGCATTGATGGTGGAATCAATAATCGACTTGAAAGGCTCTTCAGTGAGAAACAGCGGATCGACTGCCAGCATTTCACCGCCAGATTCGAGAGTGTTTCTCTCCTCCTCCACACGTAGGATTTGCCACCGGCGAGCTAAACAAGCGAAGCATCCCCCTACGCCCTCGTGAGGAGGAGTAACTGGAGCGAGGACCACACCATGGGATACGTAAAAGGCAACCACATCAGCTCCGCTGGATTCAACGTCCTCGATCATTCGGCCTAGGACCGTATCGTCCAAATAATTATCCAACCCCAGCGGAACAGGGAAAAAGGATGGTGCGGTAGTCATTCGTAACTCCTCAATATAAGTGCTCTCGGGGCACGCCCAGCGTTTTCCTACGCTTAGACAGACGACCCGTCCTTCGAGATTGGCAGGTCAGGTTGGGACTCTGAAGCCAAACACGAAGGAATGGGCTGTACTGTCAAGGGGTAGCTGCCGGAGGCAAGACCCTCTGACCTGAGAAGCTCAAATCCTGACTCAGGTCGAGGCTTCAGCCTCCCACTGGCGACCTACCAATTACGCGCAGCTGGAGGTTGAACCACAGGAGCAAGAAGTGCTACAGGTCGATGAGGTGCTACAAGAGCAGCAGGAGGTGGTGCTGCAAGCGCAGGAGGTAGTGCTGCAGCAGTTAGCCAGATCCTCGGAGAGCTCTTTCAGATCGATGACCTCGAAGGTCTCAACTTCCAGGTCGGCAATTTCGTCGAGAGTCAGAGTTTCCATAACTATTGTTTCCTTTCGAAGATTTAAGTTTGGTTTTGCTGATAGTTAGTTATGCGCAGCTAGAGGTAGAACCGCAGGAGCAAGAGGTGCTGGTGGTGGAACCGCAGGAGCTGGAGGAGCAGCCGCAGCAGCTGGATGTGGAGCAGGAACACCAGGCCTTCATGGCAGCCTCGTCGAGTTCAACCATTTCAAGGATCTCGAAGGTATCGACCTCAAGGTTTGCGATTTCGTTCAGAGCGGACATTTCGTTCAGAGTAGATACTTCATTCGGAGCAGACAATTTGTTCATTGCGGAACCTTTCTGTTAATATGCGCAGAGTTTTAAGTGCAGTTGGAAGTGGTCTTAGTGGAGCAAGAGGACCAAGCGTTCATAGTGCCCCCATCCAGCTCTAGAACCTCGAAGTATCAACTTCCAGAGAATCCAGCTCAGTAGTGGCTACGTTCGAATCGTAGTTGCTATACATTGACTCTTCCTTTCAGGTAGCTAATGGACTTGCTGCCTTAGTTGGCACCCTTGTCTGGCGATGCGGAGTCAGCGACCAAGAGGACGCGTACAGTCCGCAGCGAGCACAGCGCAAGATCATTGGTGGTGGTTTCAACCAATATCGGGTCGAAGCTCGTCTTCAGTTCGGACACTATTTCACTCATCTTCGAGTCGTGCCTCGAGAAGTCGTGGGGGATAGTTTCGGAGCCTATTGGCAAACCCGTCGTGTCGAGGTCGGTGAGTAGACCGAAGGCAGCGCTATTATCATTGGTCTGCACTCGGCCAACCAAGTTAGTCAGGACTTCCACAACAGCCTCACGCAAAGTTGGGGCTGTCCGCACCTCGGGTGCGACTCCCGGCAAGAACCCCAATACGGTTACCCCAAGACCGGGCTGCGAGATATCAACCAAGGTGTAGGACATCTTCATGATGTTGAGGGTGTTACGCAAGAAGCCAAGATCAGATTCATCTGCGGCGGCGGACAAATCTACTGTAGGCAGATCTGAAGCGGATTTAAGGGCCTTACGCAGCGCCAGATCAGAAATGACCGACAAGATCGCTTCTCGGGCAGCGCTAGCCAGACTACGGCCGGCTCCGGTGCCTACATAGTCATTTTCGAACCATACGTTGCGATTTTCAGGTGACAGGGGGAAGGCCGCGGCAGCAGGGACAGTTATCGTTCCGCCAGACCTCAAGCTGACACCGGCAACACTACGGACAGGGAAATCATCGTGGGCGGAACCGAGCCAGGAAACCAACTGCTGGGGCTGAATTTCGGCCTCAATGTCCTGACCATACTCCAAGTTACCCCAAGTGTCAGCGTGGGCGATGGCCGCGTTCATCACCAGTGTACAGCGAGCCTGAAGAGGAGTATGCAGATTGTAGGCTGACAGTGAGCACCGATCCGGGGCGGTCATGCCAGGCTGGACGATCTGAACAACCGTGCCCGAGGATACCTTGACCGGAGACTGCTCAGAGTCGTCATCTGTCAGCTTGGGAATAAGGCCGGTGTAGAAACCGAGAATCGGCATGTAGTCGTTAACCTCGTCATGCTGCTCAGGACCCTGACGAAGATCACAAGGGATAGCTGCGGCATCAAGTTCGGCAACAAACTCATCTATATCGAAGAGTTCAGGAGTCTTAGCTTCATCTTCGTAACTGAGGGGATGCTCGAGGATAGCCTCGGCGGTCAAATCCATAGTTTCGTGGTTCTGGATGATCAGTCGATTGGACACCTCAGGGTTCAGACACCCAGTGAAGTAACGGAAGATATCGAAGCCGAGCATGGTTCCAAGCATGCCGGCTAGAGTGTGACTTGGAGCTGAGTATGGTAGCAGCTGGCCAAATAGTACTCGCTGGTGTAACTGAACTGCCTGTTCTAGCGGCAAACCGCCAGCCAACCTAGCAAGTACGGTGGCCCAGCGCGGGGACGTTGGGGTGCCCAGGGCAGGTCCAACAAAAGAACGCTGCCCGATAGTCATTGCAGGAATGATGATAACTTCAGCACCCTTCGCCTGCTCTTCTAGTTGGAAGATGCACGAGGCGCCAACTGCGTCGCAGTCAATCAGAACAGCATCAAAGGCATCGAGATTTAAACCGTCCAACGAGTTCATAACTTCAGCTGACTCATTACCATTGGCGTGCAACATTTTGACCGCAGCGCGAATCATCGCGGTGTCACCAACTGCAACAACCCTGGCGTTCCGGAACTTATCAAAACGCCTACGTGGACCACCGACGAAGTGGTGAATCAAAGATATCTGGCTGGCGTACTTTTTGGAAATATTAGCCGGCAGGACGGACTCGTCTTCGGGGTCGTCATCCCGAACCAGATTACGGTTGGCCAGAGCCAAAACCAGCTTCTCGAGCATCTCTGCCTGAGATTCGGACAACATGGTACGCAGTTCACCTAACGTCCTCTTACCATTCAGGAGCGGAGCAACGGTCTTAAGCCACTTGTAGACCGTCTTACCCTTAAGGACTAAACCCTCATCTTCCCCGCGAATATAGACACCGAACCCGGTGTCACCGAAGATTACATCTCGACGCAACAATGGACGCATAGACCCTGAAAAACCGGCTTCCGTGGACATGGTTTTCTCCTCGCGGCGACAAAATGACTTTGTGATTAATAAGCCCGTGTGGAGTCTAATTGACTAAGTGGGAAGCTGTCAACTTTTAGGCACTTGACGCGTGTCGGCACGAGATACAAGGAGGTGATCTGGGCGGCAGACCAACGATCAGGTAGCGAGCCGGTGCTTATAGGGGAGGTCCTTCCCGAGGCGATCAAGCACCTGATGGAGGCCAACCCGAAAACGGCCCCGCAGTGGGCTCGCGATATGGCAGCAAACACAAGTTGAGGCAAGGCCGTCCGGTTTTGGGGTTTCCCATGACTTATTAGTGAGGGGTGGTTGCTACCGGTGGCCACGGTACATCTTCCCACTCAAGCTCGAAGCTCGGCTTTGAGGGCCTGCCTGGCGGGTAGGCGACCTCCACAACGTACGTGGTTGTGGTTGTAGACAAACAAGTTCACTAGTGAGACCTGCTCTGGGAGCGCTCGGCGGGTCACCCTCAACACGCCTTCGGGCAAGAGGGTGACTCGCCTTTGTCGTCTCCTCAAGCGGTTTTCACTAGTGATCTGAGCAATCTTTAGCGCGGGTCTCCACAAGCCCTGACTTTGTCAGGGAGATGGAGACGAGACCGTGAAGGTCAACCTCAAGTCCGAAGGATACACGTTCAAAAACGACTACCAAGTTAAAAGCTTCGATATTGATGCTGACGATTTCGCGGTCATGATTGATTCTGACCGTCGCCAGCGCGCTAAGGAAAAGAACCTGCCACTCGATAAGGTTGCGCCGCGCAGCCCGCAGGAAATCTGTGACGATTTGTGGCGGGCAGAGGAGGCGGTTGCTCACGATGCCAAGCGTGGGGATCGTGGCAAGGGCAAAAAGAAGTGTAACTGTGGGCGTGCTTGCGAGGAGCGTCAGGGCTGCCGGGCGCCAGAATCATTTCCTTGGTCCCTCGACTATATGAAGCAAGAGCCCAAGGTTCGGGACGAAGTTTTGCCTCTTTCTGCTGAAAACCAGCTTCTAACTGATATCGA
Proteins encoded:
- a CDS encoding TOMM precursor leader peptide-binding protein produces the protein MTTAPSFFPVPLGLDNYLDDTVLGRMIEDVESSGADVVAFYVSHGVVLAPVTPPHEGVGGCFACLARRWQILRVEEERNTLESGGEMLAVDPLFLTEEPFKSIIDSTINAMPSEWPSSPKGYTKVYSFKADSVEFSSFPLIADSGCPRCFSMNACPENASEIRPQPRLKESVDDSRTTKVRDYGIEPDAFANPICGMLGPVAGRGYDSTSTAMVTGYHRVRGDFNELHEFFWSGHANNFEDSTLLAILEGLERHSGLIPRRYEPAMVASYSSVKDRAIDPRAVTLYPSEFYKYLPHRFTEFTEHLEIPWVWAWSLRDSRPLLVPLIFSYYLNADANTNFVAECSNGCATGGSLEEAALFGLMELIERDAFVTAWFSKAPLPEIDVAAIREDDVRYMINRLAMQGYDVRAFDNRVDLPFPVVSAVAVRRDGGQGALCYAAGSGFNPIDAFRGALCEIASYVPGFEDRIIANKELIDSIMKDYRKCTELKHHALLHGAPEMRWASDFLLNQDRPVHSLDELYADWNDSRPRTLDLAEDLKFVVTTLADKGLDTLIVDQTSPEQETLNLSTVSTIVPGLVPIDFGWTMQRGLFMPRVRNAPVEAGWFDAPLKYEDLNPVPHPFP
- a CDS encoding YcaO-like family protein, translating into MSTEAGFSGSMRPLLRRDVIFGDTGFGVYIRGEDEGLVLKGKTVYKWLKTVAPLLNGKRTLGELRTMLSESQAEMLEKLVLALANRNLVRDDDPEDESVLPANISKKYASQISLIHHFVGGPRRRFDKFRNARVVAVGDTAMIRAAVKMLHANGNESAEVMNSLDGLNLDAFDAVLIDCDAVGASCIFQLEEQAKGAEVIIIPAMTIGQRSFVGPALGTPTSPRWATVLARLAGGLPLEQAVQLHQRVLFGQLLPYSAPSHTLAGMLGTMLGFDIFRYFTGCLNPEVSNRLIIQNHETMDLTAEAILEHPLSYEDEAKTPELFDIDEFVAELDAAAIPCDLRQGPEQHDEVNDYMPILGFYTGLIPKLTDDDSEQSPVKVSSGTVVQIVQPGMTAPDRCSLSAYNLHTPLQARCTLVMNAAIAHADTWGNLEYGQDIEAEIQPQQLVSWLGSAHDDFPVRSVAGVSLRSGGTITVPAAAAFPLSPENRNVWFENDYVGTGAGRSLASAAREAILSVISDLALRKALKSASDLPTVDLSAAADESDLGFLRNTLNIMKMSYTLVDISQPGLGVTVLGFLPGVAPEVRTAPTLREAVVEVLTNLVGRVQTNDNSAAFGLLTDLDTTGLPIGSETIPHDFSRHDSKMSEIVSELKTSFDPILVETTTNDLALCSLRTVRVLLVADSASPDKGAN
- a CDS encoding sigma factor-like helix-turn-helix DNA-binding protein, with amino-acid sequence MKVNLKSEGYTFKNDYQVKSFDIDADDFAVMIDSDRRQRAKEKNLPLDKVAPRSPQEICDDLWRAEEAVAHDAKRGDRGKGKKKCNCGRACEERQGCRAPESFPWSLDYMKQEPKVRDEVLPLSAENQLLTDIDAAYRERMLDALQKARERLDVRHRQVIELMHPAGDYGPKPGTENSDAYVRKPVSQADVARELGLTRARVSQLYKEALAMLHAALVEAGFNTLAPVGSELEGETSQVAPMTERQGE